A genomic window from Enoplosus armatus isolate fEnoArm2 chromosome 18, fEnoArm2.hap1, whole genome shotgun sequence includes:
- the LOC139301597 gene encoding UPF0729 protein C18orf32 homolog — MVCIPCIVIPVLLWVYKRFLEPFLYPFISPIINTFWTKKAVQETGTSDQKLSQKSNGSHKAESNGDTTANGSTIAADKKTD, encoded by the exons ATGGTGTGCATTCCCTGTATTGTGATTCCTGTCCTGTTGTGGGTCTACAAGAGGTTCCTGGAGCCTTTCCTCTATCCTTTCATTTCACCGATTATTAACACATTCTGGACCAAAAAAGCGGTCCAGGAGACTGGCACTAGTGACCAAAAACTTAGTCAAAAGAGTAATGGAAGTCACAAG gctgaAAGCAATGGTGACACCACTGCCAATGGATCTACGATAGCAGCAGATAAGAAGACAGATTGA